The sequence TTGATGCCAATCACTTCACCACGAGCATTCAAAAGTGGACCGCCAGAGTTACCAGGATTGATCGCGGCATCAGTTTGAATGAAGTCTAGACGTTTGTCAGGAATGCCTACCTGAGCGCTGGAACGGTTGAGGGTACTGATAATTCCTAGAGTTACAGTATTATCCAAACCTAAGGGGTTGCCGACGGCGATCGCCCAATCCCCTACCTGTACTGAATCCGAGTTTCCCAAGAAAGCTGTGGGTAGGTTTTGTCCGTCAATTTTAACGACGGCTAAGTCTGAAGGTTCGTCAATTCCCCGCACATCTCCTCTAAAGCTGCGCCCATCCTTGAGCGTGACTTTCACTGTGTCAGCACCGCTGACGACATGAGCATTGGTAAGGATCATACCGTTGCGGTCAATAATGAAGCCTGAACCCTGCCCCCGCAGATGATACTCTTGCGGCAGTCTAGGAAAAATATCCTCGCCAAAAAAACGGCGAAAGAAAGGATCATCAAAGAAAGGGTCGGGGTAATTTGTTGCAATCGTGCGCTCAGTGTCGATTCGCACTACAGCTGATCCAACTCGATTGACGGCGGCAGTCACAAAGCTGCGGCTATCATTATCAAATTGCACCTCAGACGCAACTGCTTGAACCTCAGGAGTATTGACGAGATAGTTGGAAATTAATTGTGTGGGAAATGCCCGTACTACAAGCAAGGTCGAGGCAATACTCAAAATAGCAGTAAAAACATAGCTAGCAATCTGACGCAGTGGTGGAAAGCTTTGTTTAGAGGCTGACATAAAAAAGCGACCTCCGATTTACAGAGTCTTTAGCAGATAGTGCCATGACCGCGTTTGTACGGTGCCAGGCACCGCTTTGAAAAGGCGAGGTGTTGGGCTTCACTTGCGATTGCCGGGACAATGATAAACTTTGTTCATAAGTACAGATATAAGCGCTAAAAAGCCAATTAGGGTAACGCTAAAGAAGTTCACCTTCCCAAGCAAGGTAAAACTTCTAACATTACCCACTCCTGGAGGAACTTGAGTTAGACTCAACGTCTACCCATCTCATTCAACTAGAGCAACTAGAACATTAAATTAACCGCGCTCCAGTAAGCTCCAAGAAACATAAAAGTAGCAAACCAAAGGATAAATTTATTTGGACGTTGGAGATTAAAGGTCTTCATGAGTCACCTCACTTTTTTGTATTCTGATGAAGGTGAGAGCTAAAGGCTAGCTTTGTTAATAGAATCGATCTTCTATGATGTCCTCAGCCTCGCTTCAAACAAGTTGGTGAAAACTCCTCACACCCAATCAAAAATGAGAACGCTTTATTTAGGAGAAGGGGAAAACTCGATTTTCCCCTATTTTCAACTTTCTGATGACAGGCAACGACTACATTGCTGTTCTCGTCTTGATGGAATATATGCAATATTCAGTAATAATTTAGTAATCGAGATCTTCGCCACCCATGCCAGCACCAGCAGGTGATTTAGCCTTGGAGGGTTCTGGTTTGTCTACAACAATGCACTCAGTCGTCAGCACCATACCGGCAATCGAAGCCGCGTTTTGTAGCGCGCTGCGTGTCACTTTAGCGGGGTCAACGATACCAGCTTCAAACATATCAACGAAGCGATCGCTTGCGGCATCATAGCCAACATTGAACTCTTTCTCCTTGATACGCTCTGCGATAATCGCACCGTTCTGACCAGCATTTTCTGCAATTCGGATGAGCGGAGCATACAAAGCGCGGGTGACAATCATTGCACCGATCAATTCTTCGCTGTGTAAGTTATCGGCTGCCCAGTTTTCCAATTGTGGAGCTAAATGTACCAAAGTTGTACCGCCACCAGGAACGATGCCTTCCTCCACAGCCGCTTTGGTTGCGTTGATTGCGTCTTCTAAGCGCAGCTTGCGGTCTTTCATTTCTGTTTCTGTGGCTGCACCTACTTTCACTACGGCAACACCACCAGCGAGTTTCGCAAGACGCTCTTGCAGTTTTTCCTTATCGTAGGAAGAATCAGTTTCTTCGATTTGACGGCGGATTTGTTCGCAACGTGCCTTAACTGCCTTTTCGTTGCCCTCAGCAACAATCGTAGTGTGCTCTTTCGTAATCGTGACACGACGGGCTTTGCCCAGCATTTCCAGCTTGACGTTTTCTAGCTTCAGACCAGCGTCTTCAGTAATCACTTGACCGCCAGTGAGTACAGCAATGTCTTCCAGCATTGCTTTGCGCCGATCACCAAAGCCAGGAGCTTTTACCGCAGCAACGTTGAGTACACCACGTAGCTTATTCACCACCAAGGTAGCCAAGGCTTCTTTTTCGATATCTTCGGCAATGATCAGCAGCGGCTTGCCACTCCGCGCCACTTGCTCTAGCACGGGTACTAAATCTTGTACCAAGGTAATCTTCTTATCCGTAAGCAAGATGTACGGCTCTTCCAAAGTTGCTTCCATCCGCTCTGTATCGGTGGCGAAGTAAGGCGAGATGTAGCCTTTGTCAAAGCGCATTCCTTCGGTGATTTCGAGTTCAGTGGCCATCGACTTCCCTTCTTCGAGGGAAATCACGCCTTCTTTACCGACTTTATCCATCGCATCGGCAATCATCTGACCGACTTCGTCGTCGTTACCTGCACTGATCGCAGCAACTTGGGCGATCGCCTTCGAATCATTGACAGGTTTAGCGTGTTCAGAGATGCGATCAAGTAAGTAATGAGTAGCTCGATCGATTCCACGTTTCAGCGCAATGGGATTAGCGCCTGCGGCGACATTTCGCAGTCCTGCTTTCACCATCGCATGCGCTAGAACCGTCGCTGTGGTAGTTCCGTCACCCGCTGCATCATTAGTTTTTGCAGCTGCTTGGCGAATGAGAGATACGCCAGTGTTTTCAATGTGGTCTTCGAGTTCAATTTCTTTTGCAATCGTCACGCCATCATTAATAATCTGGGGTGCACCAAATTTCTTCTCTAGAACCACGTTGCGCCCTTTTGGACCAAGAGTAACAGCTACAGCTTCTGCTAGTATATCTATCCCTTTTTCTAAGGCACGACGTGCTTGTTCGTCATAAACGATTTGCTTAGCCATGAATTTCCTCCAGAACTAAAGAATTTTGATGCTGAAGACGACTTACGGAGTTTTATTACGTATCAACAGAAAGTTTGAAGCTTAAAACTTCTCGCTCTCAATTTTTAAGCAAGCGTTGCTAGAATGTCCTTCTCTGATAGCAGAACGTATTCTTCACTACCTAACTTGATGTCAGTTCCGGCATATTTAGAGTAGAGAACTTTGTCGCCAATTTGAACTTCCATTGTTTGGCGCGAACCATCGTCATTGCGTTTGCCAGAACCAACCGCAACAACTTCTCCAACTTGGGGCTTCTCTTTTGCCGTGTCAGGTAGGAGAATTCCACCAGTGGTTTTTTCTTCAGCTTCATGTACTTTCACGAATACGCGATCACCAAGTGGTTTTACCGTAGAAACGGTTAAAGCTACAGTTGTCATCCTCAATTTTCCCGATTTACTTCAAAACTCAAGCTTTCCCAAAACGACTGACTATTTTTCCCGATTAATACCACGAAGTCTATTGCACTGGGGCTGGGAAACTTGCCTCTATGTACTTCAGCCCCAAACCGCTTTATTGCTGCCTCAAGTAGCAGTTGCTACAGCGGCACTGCTCTCGCTTGACCTTGACTCACTAGAAGCTTCTAAAGTGGTAGTTGGTGTTGCCGATGCCATCTCGCCTAGGTTAAGTTTGACAACCCGATGACGATACTCTTCCGACTTGGGCAAAATTAGAGTGAGGATACCATTGCAGAACTCTGCTCTAGCTTGTTCGTGCTGTACAGGTAAAGGCAGCGATACAACTCGATGGAACTTGCCGTAAGGAAATTCAGAACGGAAGTAGCCTCGATCTTCAGCGCCTGGAGGATAGCGACGCTCACCTGCAATCGAGACAGTGTCGCGAGTTACGTGGATATTGATATCGTTGCGATCAATACCAGGAAGTAGCGCACGTAAAAGCAAGTTTTCTGGAGTATCTTGTAACTCAATTGCCGGTAGCCAGCACTTCGAATATTCGCTACTTAATTTTAATTCATCAAACACCTGGTCAATTTGACGACGTAGGGTTTCCATTGCTTCCATTGGTTGCCAACGCCGGATCATCATAGATTTCTCACCTCTACAACAATCTTAGATTTCAAGTGAATTAATAGGTATAGCGGATTTTATCGTTGACCATTCAACCAAACAACGCAATCAGTGAAATCCCAGAAATTACGGTCGAAAGGCTCTCTCAACGAGTTGCTATTTCCCAACCTCTGCGTTTTGGCATTTTGTAAACTTCCCCTATCGAGGAGAGAACTCTGCCTTTTCAGCATATTTAGTTGAGAAGGTAATAGAATAACCGTTACCAGATGCCATCTCTCTTTAGTAACAGATGTTGATTAGCACTCCCTATATCTAAGTGCTAATTTAACGAAGGAGTTTTCAGAATGGCAACCCATTTTTGTGTGTTGTTTTCCGAACAAAATTTTTTTCGGTTCTCCCTACTGCTCAGGAATTTTCAAAACTCTAAAGTTTTTATTAAATTTGATTAGAAAGTTTTATGAAATTTTCTTCTAGGCGCTGTGAAAGAAAAAATGGACAGCCTCTAGGGTGCATCGTGAAATCTTCAAAACTTGTCGTGGTGTAGCACGCTACTACGACTGGGCTGCGTTGCGATTCACTATTTTTCAAGACGTCTCCCTTGAAAGCTGGTTGTTAGGTGCTGAAAAGTAGCTCATTAGCATTTTTGTGTTGATTACCCATACTTACAACAGGAGGAACGTGCAATGCGGATTGCCCAAATAGCCCCGCTGTGGGAGCGAGTCCCACCTCCAGCCTATGGAGGAATTGAACTGGTTGTCGGATTACTCACCGATGAGCTTGTCAGGCGCGGACATGAAGTCACCTTGTTCGCAACGGGAGATTCAATTACCCTTGCTAAACTAGAATCCGTTCACCCCCAAGCATTACGCTTAGATACCACAGTTAAGGAATATGATGTCTATGCAATGCTACAACTGAGTAAGGTTTACGAGCGAGCGTCAGAGTTTGACATCATTCACTCTCACATGGGTCATGCAGCTTTACCTTACGCCAACTTGGTAAAAACGCCTACCGTACATACGCTTCATGGCGTCTTTACCCCTGACAACGAGAAGTTGTTTATGTACGCCCGCCATCAACCCTTCGTCAGTATCTCTGACGCCCAGATGGAACCAAGATTAAGTTTGAACCGCGTAGCTACAGTATACAACGGTATTGACCTAAATAACTATGAGTTTTGCCCGCGATCGCAAGACCCTCCTTATTTAGCATTTCTAGGACGACTATCTCCAGAAAAAGGCCCCCACTTGGCGATCGAAATTGCCAAGCGTTCCGGTTGGCGCTTGAAAATGGCTGGTAAGGTGGATGTCGTTGATCGCGACTACTTTGAGCGCGAAATCAAACCTCACATTAATGGCAAACAGATTGAGTATGTAGGCGAGGCAAACCATGCTCAAAAATGCGAACTGATGGGCGGTGCAGTCGCTACACTGTTCCCGATTACTTGGCGCGAACCGTTTGGATTAGTGATGATTGAGTCGATGGCAACAGGAACGCCAGTAATTGCCATGGAACTCGGTTCGACACCAGAGGTTATTGTTCACGGACAGACAGGCTTTTTGTGTCGAACGATTGATGAGTGTATTGCAGCGATCAATAAAGTGCCGCAGTTGAATCGCTTTGCTTGTCGAGAGCATGTCGTCAAAAACTTCAGCGTGCAGCGCATGACGGATGGTTACGAAGCAGTTTATCAACAAATCCTAGCCGAGCGTTTTGCTCAAAATGGACACGTTCGAAGTGCGATTCAAATGTAATTGCCAGGTGCAGCCGGATGGTATCCACCTTTTTATATGAGGCTTGGAAGTTCCTCAACCAGCATTCCTCAAGTCGTTATGCACAAAGACTCCGTATAATATCTGAATATTCATGTTGTTATATAGATTCAGTAAAATTAATTGGTTTAAGGCAGTTTTATTAAGAAAATCTGCATCGCATAATAATATCTTTCAACCGCTTCTTATGGGGTGAGGCGCAGCATGAAAATAGCTGTTGAGAGGTGATGTGCGCTGTTAAGAGGTATACCTTTTTTGTTAAAGCATGGGCGATCGCAGAAGATGAAAAGACTACATTTTTTGTTCCTTGTCGGAGCTATCTTCAGAAAGTAGAAGCCCTGTTTGAAGAGCATCGGAAAAAGATTCTGCATTTAGTCCCTACAGCACACGTCGAGCATATTGAAGCGACGTCAATACTAGTTCTACTGACAAAAGGAGATTTAGATTAGCAAGTCTCGGTGTCGCTACACGAGTTTAATCAAGCGGTTGTTCTTTTGCAGGCAGAAGACTCAAATCATCAACTTGAAACTTGGACTGAATCGTTTGCCAGCTTTAAAGTTGAAGAAGATTCTGACATTTCGGTTGGGGTTTAGTTAGTGATTCAAAGTTCACAAAGCGATATTTTTGTTAAAAGTCGATTGTTGCTTCCACAGTCAGAAAAGGTGAAAGAACTCAATCGGTTAAAGCAATTTTAGGGAGATATGGATACATGTATCAAACACAAAGGCAAGTTTTTACGGCGCTTTTGGAGAATAATAGACCTTCTGCATGAATGCGAGTGTGAATGAATTCGCAGCTAAATAAACCCTGTCTACCCCCGTGGAATTACCGATAAAACACTTATTTGAGTGTGCGCTGGTCAACTTTGTTTGAGTAGCCCCGAAG is a genomic window of Chroogloeocystis siderophila 5.2 s.c.1 containing:
- a CDS encoding HhoA/HhoB/HtrA family serine endopeptidase, which gives rise to MSASKQSFPPLRQIASYVFTAILSIASTLLVVRAFPTQLISNYLVNTPEVQAVASEVQFDNDSRSFVTAAVNRVGSAVVRIDTERTIATNYPDPFFDDPFFRRFFGEDIFPRLPQEYHLRGQGSGFIIDRNGMILTNAHVVSGADTVKVTLKDGRSFRGDVRGIDEPSDLAVVKIDGQNLPTAFLGNSDSVQVGDWAIAVGNPLGLDNTVTLGIISTLNRSSAQVGIPDKRLDFIQTDAAINPGNSGGPLLNARGEVIGINTAIRAEAQGIGFAIPIDKAKAIKDALARGEKISHPYIGIRMLTLTPELAKQSNRDPNTPFTVPEINGVLVVQVMPSSPAADAGLRRGDVIVEIDGKAVTTAEQLQVAVENSRIGQPLRFRVQRGEQILQLTVRSGELQDARRL
- the groL gene encoding chaperonin GroEL (60 kDa chaperone family; promotes refolding of misfolded polypeptides especially under stressful conditions; forms two stacked rings of heptamers to form a barrel-shaped 14mer; ends can be capped by GroES; misfolded proteins enter the barrel where they are refolded when GroES binds), producing the protein MAKQIVYDEQARRALEKGIDILAEAVAVTLGPKGRNVVLEKKFGAPQIINDGVTIAKEIELEDHIENTGVSLIRQAAAKTNDAAGDGTTTATVLAHAMVKAGLRNVAAGANPIALKRGIDRATHYLLDRISEHAKPVNDSKAIAQVAAISAGNDDEVGQMIADAMDKVGKEGVISLEEGKSMATELEITEGMRFDKGYISPYFATDTERMEATLEEPYILLTDKKITLVQDLVPVLEQVARSGKPLLIIAEDIEKEALATLVVNKLRGVLNVAAVKAPGFGDRRKAMLEDIAVLTGGQVITEDAGLKLENVKLEMLGKARRVTITKEHTTIVAEGNEKAVKARCEQIRRQIEETDSSYDKEKLQERLAKLAGGVAVVKVGAATETEMKDRKLRLEDAINATKAAVEEGIVPGGGTTLVHLAPQLENWAADNLHSEELIGAMIVTRALYAPLIRIAENAGQNGAIIAERIKEKEFNVGYDAASDRFVDMFEAGIVDPAKVTRSALQNAASIAGMVLTTECIVVDKPEPSKAKSPAGAGMGGEDLDY
- the groES gene encoding co-chaperone GroES produces the protein MTTVALTVSTVKPLGDRVFVKVHEAEEKTTGGILLPDTAKEKPQVGEVVAVGSGKRNDDGSRQTMEVQIGDKVLYSKYAGTDIKLGSEEYVLLSEKDILATLA
- a CDS encoding Hsp20/alpha crystallin family protein; translated protein: MMIRRWQPMEAMETLRRQIDQVFDELKLSSEYSKCWLPAIELQDTPENLLLRALLPGIDRNDINIHVTRDTVSIAGERRYPPGAEDRGYFRSEFPYGKFHRVVSLPLPVQHEQARAEFCNGILTLILPKSEEYRHRVVKLNLGEMASATPTTTLEASSESRSSESSAAVATAT
- a CDS encoding glycosyltransferase family 4 protein → MRIAQIAPLWERVPPPAYGGIELVVGLLTDELVRRGHEVTLFATGDSITLAKLESVHPQALRLDTTVKEYDVYAMLQLSKVYERASEFDIIHSHMGHAALPYANLVKTPTVHTLHGVFTPDNEKLFMYARHQPFVSISDAQMEPRLSLNRVATVYNGIDLNNYEFCPRSQDPPYLAFLGRLSPEKGPHLAIEIAKRSGWRLKMAGKVDVVDRDYFEREIKPHINGKQIEYVGEANHAQKCELMGGAVATLFPITWREPFGLVMIESMATGTPVIAMELGSTPEVIVHGQTGFLCRTIDECIAAINKVPQLNRFACREHVVKNFSVQRMTDGYEAVYQQILAERFAQNGHVRSAIQM